From Arcticibacter tournemirensis, one genomic window encodes:
- a CDS encoding IS3 family transposase codes for MAELRGTRKHYSLANLCAAFGYTRQAWYNYLKRSELQIFQEHIVLQKIKEIRKELPKTGCIKLYKELNNGFLQDLGIAMGRDAVFDLVRENGMLVKSSKRHVCTTNSYHRYRIHPDLVQRRHPQHAEEIWVSDITYITTMSGFNYLSLVTDAYSRKITGYFLSVNLKAEGCIKALDQALAARIYPENTLIHHSDRGTQYCCDDYVSKLRQRDIQISMTQTGSPYDNAIAERINGILKTEFDLYKTFKSHSQANAAVDKAIFNYNNLRLHASCSYQTPEHTHNQEKTNQITLN; via the coding sequence ATGGCCGAACTGCGGGGAACACGCAAACATTATAGCTTAGCCAATCTTTGCGCGGCATTTGGTTATACCAGGCAGGCCTGGTATAACTATTTAAAAAGATCAGAACTTCAGATTTTTCAGGAGCATATTGTATTGCAGAAAATTAAAGAGATTAGAAAGGAACTGCCTAAAACCGGCTGTATCAAACTTTACAAAGAGCTCAATAATGGTTTTTTGCAGGACTTAGGGATAGCAATGGGCAGAGATGCTGTATTTGACCTGGTTAGAGAGAATGGGATGCTTGTCAAATCCAGCAAAAGGCATGTGTGTACTACCAATTCCTATCACAGGTATAGAATTCATCCTGATCTGGTGCAACGAAGGCATCCACAGCACGCTGAAGAAATATGGGTGAGTGACATTACTTACATTACCACCATGTCCGGATTCAACTACCTGTCTTTAGTAACAGATGCGTACTCAAGAAAAATAACAGGGTACTTTCTGTCAGTAAACCTCAAAGCTGAAGGATGTATAAAAGCACTCGATCAGGCACTAGCTGCAAGGATATATCCTGAAAACACATTAATACATCACTCGGACAGGGGCACGCAGTATTGTTGTGATGATTATGTGTCCAAACTCAGGCAAAGGGATATCCAGATCAGCATGACACAAACCGGCAGCCCCTATGACAATGCCATCGCAGAGCGTATTAACGGAATACTTAAAACAGAATTTGATCTTTATAAAACCTTCAAATCTCATAGCCAGGCAAACGCAGCAGTGGATAAGGCCATCTTTAATTATAACAACCTGAGGTTACATGCAAGTTGCAGCTACCAGACTCCGGAACATACCCATAATCAAGAAAAAACAAATCAAATCACCTTAAATTAA